In the Lepus europaeus isolate LE1 chromosome 18, mLepTim1.pri, whole genome shotgun sequence genome, one interval contains:
- the LOC133747018 gene encoding uncharacterized protein LOC133747018, translated as MPSPEPCASLRVHNLCQSPTGPSPETPNPSPESPRPPPQSAPDHSLEPHGPSTERPRSLPRALQAPPPSPLPLRSDQGPLHRARGPLPRAPRPSTGPRDHSPEALAPPQHPAPPPQSSPTPPKIPAPPAESTTSPKPRTPSPEPRGPSPETCASPIRFHNLPQSPMSPHQRPPTPTQSAPGPLPRAPWALHTALATPQSPPSSPEPRSSTAPAPPPQITVPPLKSPQPPPEPHTPSPEPDGPSSQPREPTAPYADPLDPSQSPAAPSPEPPLPLHSPTTPPQRPVAPSPEPGDCSPVPGPLPRAPRPSAVHVAPSPEPTAPYPGPRAPPRVRNLPQNPASPSAVTPNPSPERPWSPPQRLRPPPQKSPTPATPQSPEASLQSPKPLPDVLGPLPRTKATPQSTETPPQSPPPLPSAHGPLSRAPRHAPEPRGPSSELHAPPQSPSTVPLTSARSRHPRARGPLLRAPCTSPEPRDHSPEALAPTTVPRAPTPELRDSSQNPHTPPRVHNLPQSLMGPSPETPNPSPERPWPAPQSPVGPPHSPGYS; from the exons atgccctccccagagccctgcgCCTCCTTGAGAGTCCACAACCTCTGCCAGAGCCCCACGGGCCCCTCCCCAgagacccccaacccctccccaga AtccccgcggccccctccccagagcgccCCTGACCACTCCCTAGAGCCCCATGGCCCCTCCACAGAGCGCCCCcgctccctccccagagccctgcaaGCCCCTCCTCCAAGCCCACTGCCCCTCCGCAGCGACCAGGGCCCCCTCCACAGagcccgcggccccctccccagagccccccgcccctccacaGGGCCCCGTGACCACTCCCCAGAGGCCctagctccaccacagcacccCGCGCCCCCACCCCAGAGCTCCCCGACCCCTCCCAAGATCCCCGCACCCCCCGCAGAGTCCACAACCTCCCCCAAGCCCCGCacaccctccccagagccccgagGCCCCTCCCCAGAGACCTGCGCTTCCCCCATCAGATTCCACAACCTCCCCCAGAGCCCGATGAGCCCGCACCAGAGACCCCCAACCCCTACCCAGAGCGCCCCTGGCCCGCTCCCCAGAGCCCCGTGGGCCCtccacacagccctggccactccccAGAGCCCGccttcctccccagagccccgctcCTCCACAGcgcccgcacccccaccccagatcaCCGTGCCCCCCCTCAAGAGTCCACAACCTCCCCCAGAGCCCCACACACCCTCCCCAGAGCCAGACGGGCCCTCCTCACAGCCCCGAG AGCCCACGGCACCCTACGCAGATCCCCTGGACCCCTCCCAGAgccccgcggccccctccccagagccccccctccctctccatagCCCCACGACCCCTCCCCAGAGGCCCGTGGCCCCTTCCCCAGAGCCCGGCGACTGCTCCCCAGTGCccgggcccctccccagagccccccgcccTTCCGCAGTGCAtgtggccccctccccagagcccacggCCCCCTACCCAGGGCCCCGCGCCCCCCCCAGAGTCCGCAACCTACCCCAGAACCCAGCGAGCCCCTCCGCAGTGACCCCCAACCCATCCCCAGAGCGCCCCTGGTCCCCTCCCCAGAGgctgcggccccctccccaga agtcccccacccccgccactccCCAGAGCCCTGAGGCTTCTCTTCAGAGCCCCAAGCCCCTGCCCGACGTTCTGGGGCCCCTCCCCAGAACCAAAGCCACTCCCCAGAGCACCgagacccctccccagagcccgccgcccctccccagcgcccatGGCCCCCTCAGCAGAGCTCCCCGCCATGCCCCGGAGCCACGTGGCCCCTCTTCAGAGCTCCAtgctcctccccagagcccc aGCACCGTGCCCCTCACCAGCGCCCGCAGCCGCCACCCCAGAGCCcgcggccccctcctcagagccccctgcacctccccagagccccgtgACCACTCCCCAGAGGCTTTAGCTCCCACCACAGTGCCCCGCGCCCCCACCCCAGAGCTCCGTGACTCCTCCCAAAATCCCCACACTCCGCCCAGAGTCCACAACCTCCCCCAGAGCCTGATGGGCCCCTCACCAGAGACGCCCAACCCCTCCCCAGAGCGCCCCTGGcctgctccccagagccccgTGGGCCCTCCACACAGCCCCGGCTACTCCTAG
- the LOC133747019 gene encoding basic proline-rich protein-like, translating to MPTPSAPCTLPRAPWPLPRAPRSPPQSPQPPPGPHGPLTRDPPTPPENAPGPLPRAPRALPTAPQPLTKAPLPRAPRPTPVHTSPLPSACSSLPEPRSPTLEPRDPPPRAHNLLQSPRPVAPYPLPLPLPRTPRPAPPSPQCAPVPAAPTPEPAAPSPEPRNPSPEPPAPPQSPTASSPEPPAPPQCLRPQPQSPRPPPQSPATPPQSPAHPPQRLAPPPQSPAASSPEPPAPPQSPVVPPQSPTASSPEPPAPPQSPAAPFPENPAPPLSPVAPSTEPSPLPSSQSPLLSAPHTLSRSLGPSQSTGHSPVPPSLPRALAPPSAHGPLPTALRPPPQKHPWHPPQSALGTFPRAPRPPSRAPQHPPRSYQAPSPEPLAPSRSLPEPQQSSTAPSSEPHALPQSPRPLPRAPHPPKLHVHPPQNPTAPHQSPGHSRSLRSSTVPATPSQSPATPPQIPVPPPRVHNLTQSPAHPPQSLTAPPQSPGHSPELHEASPEDPAPPSAHGPSPEPPNPPRSPVAPLQSPTPLPRAQRGPPQRPPTLPHSPPTLPRAPQPPPQNLWPLAQHPCPFPEPAAPCSEPLDPSPELQGPLPRTLPPLPRALWSHPRGPRPPPQDPSHSPVPAATSPEPAAPPQGMEILPQSPPPLPSVRSPLARACGPLLRATRPSPESPAPLQSPTPLPRAPRGPPPRPPTPHSPPSPPQSPTTPSPDPAAPYPVSQSPVQSPRLSPEPLASSGEPVAPHRALATPQCPHPSPEPSHLPAPTAPSPKP from the exons atgCCCACCCCCAGCGCCCCATgcaccctccccagagccccgtggcccctccccagagccccgcgcTCCCCCCCTCAGAGTCCACAACCTCCCCCAGGACCCCACGGGCCCCTCACCAGAGACCCCCCAACCCCTCCTGAGAATGCCCCTGGCCcgctccccagagccccgcgggccctccccacagccccgcaGCCCCTCACCAAagcgcccctccccagagccccccgcccAACCCCAGTGCACACTTCCCCTCTCCCCAGCGCCTGCAGCTCCCTCCCAGAGCCCCGCAGCCCCACCTTGGAGCCCCGCGACCCCCCCCCCAGAGCCCACAACCTCCTCCAGAGTCCC aggcccGTGGCCCCCTACCCATTGCCCCTACCCCTCCCCAGAACACCGCGGCCCGCTCCTCCGAGCCCCCAGTGCGCCCCAGTGCCTGCGGCCCCAACCCCAGagcccgcggccccctccccagagccccgcaacccctccccagagccccccgcccctccccagagccccacggcctcctccccagagccccccgcccctccccagtgcctgcgGCCCCAACCCCAGagcccgcggccccctccccagagccccgcaacccctccccagagccccgcgcACCCTCCGCAGCGCCtcgcgccccctccccagagccccgcggcctcctccccagagccccccgcccctccccagagccctgtggtccctccccagagccccacggcctcctccccagagccccccgcccctccccagagccccgctgCCCCCTTCCCGGAgaacccagcccctcctctgagCCCTGTGGCCCCCTCAACCGAGCCCtcgcccctccccagctcccagagccCCCTCCTCAGTGCCCCGCACACCCTCTCCAGATCCCTTGGCCCCTCGCAGAGCACTGGCCACTCCCCAGTGCCCCcatccctccccagagccctagCACCTCCCAGCGcccacggccccctccccacagccctgaggccccctccccaga agCACCCTTGGCACCCTCCCCAGAGCGCCCTTGGCACCTTCCCCAGAGCCCCGCGGCCCCCTTCCCGAGCCCCACAACACCCTCCCCGGAGCTACCAGGCCCCCTCCCCGGAGCCCTTGGCCCCTTCCCGGAGCCTCCCGGAACCTCAACAGAGCTCCACGGCCCCCTCTTCAGAGCCCCACGCTCTACCAcagagcccccggcccctccccagagccccgcacCCTCCCAAGCTCCACGTGCACCCTCCCCAGAACCCCACGGCCCCTCACCAAAGCCCTGGCCACTCCCGA AGCCTCCGCTCCTCCACAGTGCCTGCAACCCCATCCCAGAGCCCCGCGACCCCACCCCAGATCCCTGTGCCCCCCCCCAGAGTCCACAACCTCACCCAGAGCCCCGCACACCCTCCCCAgagcctcacagcccctccccagagcccagggcacTCCCCAGAACTCCACGAAGCCTCCCCAGAGGACCCCGCCCCACCCAGCGCCCATGGCCCCTCCCCGGAGCCCCCCAACCCTCCCCGGAGCCCCGTGGCCCCTCTTCAGagccccacgcccctccccagagcccagcgGGGCCCTCCTCAGAGACCCCCAACTCTTCCCCATAGCCCCCCTACCCTCCCCAGAGCaccacaaccccctccccagaaCCTGTGGCCCCTTGCCCAGCACCCCTGTCCCTTCCCAGAGCCCGCGGCCCCCTGCTCAGAGCCCCTGGACCCTTCCCCAGAGCTCCAAGGCCCCCTCCCCAGAaccctgccacccctccccagagccctgtggTCCCACCCCAGAGGccctcggccccctcccca AGACCCCAGCCACTCCCCAGTGCCCGCGGCCACCTCCCCAGAGCCCGCTGCACCTCCCCAGGGCATGGAGATCCTGCCTCAGAGTCCCCCGCCCCTCCCAAGCGTCCGCAGCCCCCTTGCCAGAGCCTgtggccccctcctcagagccaccCGTCCCTCCCCAGAATCCCCGGCCCCTCTTCAGAGTcccacgcccctccccagagccccgcgggGCCCTCCTCCGAGACCCCCAACTCCTCAtagccccccctcccctccccagagccccacaaccccctccccagaCCCCGCGGCCCCATACCCAGTGTCCCAGTCCCCTGTCCAGAGCCCCCGCCTCTCTCCAGAGCCCCTGGCCTCCTCCGGAGAGCCCGTGGCCCCTCACAGAGCACTGGCCACTCCCCAGTGCCCCcatccctccccagagccctcgcACCTCCCAGCGCCCACGGCCCCCTCCCCAAAGCCCTGA